One Salmo trutta chromosome 24, fSalTru1.1, whole genome shotgun sequence genomic region harbors:
- the LOC115161345 gene encoding epidermal growth factor-like protein 6 isoform X2 yields the protein MHPLSWICVLLFLFYASSGSADINRQVPTGGQPGVCGYGRRLACCYGWRKNSKGQCEAQCEHGCKHGECAGPNKCKCYPGYTGKMCNQDLNECGLKPRPCEHRCMNTHGSYMCYCLNGYTLMPDGSCTNSRTCSLAHCQYGCEDVQGEIRCLCPSAGLQLGPDQRTCVDIDECVPGKNLCPYNRQCVNTFGSYYCKCQNGYDLTYVNGKYDCVDNDECAANTHKCSHHAVCLNTQGSFKCKCKQGFRGSGFECSAIPESPVSLPGKLDKEQIKNVIPEPQVTVPPQIRLQPFDYDGETYMGGSEEVGQVGFTDVGEEEEEEDEEETDVDNKLNSRGDVFIPEDFVSVFGPATDVKEIEIAPGQEEFFMDCNFDQGVCEWVQDKDDSFDWSVSYHENGMEYYMAMSGLLGEKQDQARLKLLLSDRAQQGGFCLTFNYRVMGSQVGTLRVLLNNSTELVWERSRSRGQDWQTELLTVAWKNQAPESIIFEAERGNGVGGEIGLDNVVLTSGYCQEEDTAIF from the exons CCTGTTCTACGCTTCCTCTGGGAGTGCCGACATCAACAG ACAAGTCCCCACCGGTGGCCAACCAGGAGTGTGTGGCTATGGCAGGAGACTGGCGTGTTGCTATGGCTGGAGAAAGAACAGCAAGGGACAGTGTGAAG CTCAGTGTGAACATGGTTGCAAGCACGGAGAGTGTGCTGGCCCCAACAAATGCAAGTGTTACCCAGGATACACCGGAAAGATGTGCAATCAAG accTGAATGAGTGTGGCCTGAAGCCCCGCCCCTGTGAGCATCGCTGTATGAACACCCACGGCAGCTACATGTGTTACTGCCTCAACGGATACACCCTGATGCCTGATGGCTCCTGTACCA actccaGGACGTGCTCCCTGGCACACTGTCAATATGGCTGTGAGGATGTACAGGGGGAGATCCGTTGTCTCTGCCCGTCTGCGGGGCTGCAGCTCGGGCCAGACCAGAGGACCTGTGTGG ATATTGATGAATGTGTACCAGGGAAGAACCTGTGCCCATACAACAGGCAGTGCGTCAACACGTTTGGCAGCTACTACTGCAAGTGTCAGAATGGCTACGACCTGACGTATGTCAATGGCAAATATGACTGTGTAG ACAATGACGAGTGTGCCGCTAACACACACAAGTGCAGCCACCATGCAGTCTGTCTGAACACTCAGGGATCCTTTAAGTGCAAGTGCAAGCAAGGCTTCCGTGGCAGTGGTTTTGAATGCTCTG CTATCCCAGAGTCCCCAGTGAGCCTGCCAGGGAAGCTGGACAAAGAGCAGATCAAGAATGTCATCCCCGAGCCCCAGGTGACCGTCCCCCCTCAGATCCGCTTGCAGCCCTTCGACTATGACGGGGAGACCTATATGGGTGGATCAGAGGAGGTGGGCCAGGTGGGCTTTACGGATGtaggggaggaggaagaagaggaagatgaggaggagacagATGTGGACAACAAGCTTAATTCAAGAGGAGATGTTTTCA TTCCAGAGGACTTTGTGTCAGTATTTGGTCCTGCAACGGATGTCAAAGAGATTGAAATAGCTCCAGGACAGGAAG AGTTCTTCATGGACTGCAACTTCGATCAGGGCGTGTGTGAGTGGGTGCAAGACAAGGACGATAGCTTTGACTGGAGCGTGTCCTACCATGAAAATG GTATGGAGTACTACATGGCTATGAGTGGTCTTCTGGGAGAGAAGCAGGACCAGGCCAGGCTAAAGCTGCTCCTCAGTGACCGGGCCCAGCAGGGAGGCTTCTGCCTCACCTTCAACTACCGCGTGATGGGCAGCCAGGTGGGCACGCTGCGGGTGCTGCTGAACAACAGCACTGAACTTGTGTGGGAGCGGAGCCGCAGCCGGGGTCAGGATTGGCAGACAGAACTGCTCACTGTGGCCTGGAAGAACCAGGCCCCAGAATCT ATCATCTTTGAAGCTGAACGTGGGAATGGAGTTGGGGGAGAGATTGGGCTGGACAACGTGGTGCTGACCTCAGGCTACTGTCAAGAGGAAGACACAGCCATCTTTTAA
- the LOC115161343 gene encoding ras-related protein Rab-9A — protein sequence MATKSSLLKVILLGDGGVGKSSLMNRYVTNKFDTHLFHTIGVEFLNKDLEVDGRLVTMQIWDTAGQERFRSLRTPFYRGSDCCLLTFSVDDNQSFHNLANWKKEFIYYADVKEPEKFPFVVLGNKVDVSERQVSAEDAQQWCRENGNHPYYETSAKDSTNVTIAFEEAVRRVLATEERADHLIPTDTVNLHRKPRSSTSCC from the coding sequence ATGGCCACCAAGTCATCCCTGCTGAAAGTCATCCTGCTGGGAGACGGAGGAGTGGGGAAGAGCTCCCTCATGAACCGCTACGTCACCAACAAGTTTGACACGCACCTCTTCCACACCATCGGAGTGGAGTTCCTCAACAAGGACCTGGAGGTGGACGGTCGTCTGGTCACCATGCAGATCTGGGACACGGCCGGACAGGAGCGTTTCCGCAGCCTCAGGACTCCCTTCTACCGCGGGTCTGACTGCTGTCTGCTCACATTCAGCGTGGACGACAACCAGAGCTTCCACAACCTAGCCAACTGGAAGAAGGAGTTCATCTACTATGCCGACGTCAAGGAGCCCGAGAAGTTCCCCTTCGTGGTGCTGGGGAACAAGGTGGATGTGTCGGAACGGCAAGTTTCTGCTGAAGATGCCCAACAGTGGTGTCGGGAAAATGGCAATCACCCTTACTATGAGACCAGTGCCAAGGATTCCACCAACGTAACCATAGCCTTTGAGGAGGCAGTGCGGAGAGTGCTGGCCACGGAGGAGAGGGCAGAccacctcatccccacagacacagTCAACCTCCACAGAAAGCCCCGCTCCAGCACTTCCTGCTGTTGA
- the LOC115161345 gene encoding epidermal growth factor-like protein 6 isoform X1, with product MHPLSWICVLLFLFYASSGSADINRHRRQVPTGGQPGVCGYGRRLACCYGWRKNSKGQCEAQCEHGCKHGECAGPNKCKCYPGYTGKMCNQDLNECGLKPRPCEHRCMNTHGSYMCYCLNGYTLMPDGSCTNSRTCSLAHCQYGCEDVQGEIRCLCPSAGLQLGPDQRTCVDIDECVPGKNLCPYNRQCVNTFGSYYCKCQNGYDLTYVNGKYDCVDNDECAANTHKCSHHAVCLNTQGSFKCKCKQGFRGSGFECSAIPESPVSLPGKLDKEQIKNVIPEPQVTVPPQIRLQPFDYDGETYMGGSEEVGQVGFTDVGEEEEEEDEEETDVDNKLNSRGDVFIPEDFVSVFGPATDVKEIEIAPGQEEFFMDCNFDQGVCEWVQDKDDSFDWSVSYHENGMEYYMAMSGLLGEKQDQARLKLLLSDRAQQGGFCLTFNYRVMGSQVGTLRVLLNNSTELVWERSRSRGQDWQTELLTVAWKNQAPESIIFEAERGNGVGGEIGLDNVVLTSGYCQEEDTAIF from the exons CCTGTTCTACGCTTCCTCTGGGAGTGCCGACATCAACAG ACACCGCAGACAAGTCCCCACCGGTGGCCAACCAGGAGTGTGTGGCTATGGCAGGAGACTGGCGTGTTGCTATGGCTGGAGAAAGAACAGCAAGGGACAGTGTGAAG CTCAGTGTGAACATGGTTGCAAGCACGGAGAGTGTGCTGGCCCCAACAAATGCAAGTGTTACCCAGGATACACCGGAAAGATGTGCAATCAAG accTGAATGAGTGTGGCCTGAAGCCCCGCCCCTGTGAGCATCGCTGTATGAACACCCACGGCAGCTACATGTGTTACTGCCTCAACGGATACACCCTGATGCCTGATGGCTCCTGTACCA actccaGGACGTGCTCCCTGGCACACTGTCAATATGGCTGTGAGGATGTACAGGGGGAGATCCGTTGTCTCTGCCCGTCTGCGGGGCTGCAGCTCGGGCCAGACCAGAGGACCTGTGTGG ATATTGATGAATGTGTACCAGGGAAGAACCTGTGCCCATACAACAGGCAGTGCGTCAACACGTTTGGCAGCTACTACTGCAAGTGTCAGAATGGCTACGACCTGACGTATGTCAATGGCAAATATGACTGTGTAG ACAATGACGAGTGTGCCGCTAACACACACAAGTGCAGCCACCATGCAGTCTGTCTGAACACTCAGGGATCCTTTAAGTGCAAGTGCAAGCAAGGCTTCCGTGGCAGTGGTTTTGAATGCTCTG CTATCCCAGAGTCCCCAGTGAGCCTGCCAGGGAAGCTGGACAAAGAGCAGATCAAGAATGTCATCCCCGAGCCCCAGGTGACCGTCCCCCCTCAGATCCGCTTGCAGCCCTTCGACTATGACGGGGAGACCTATATGGGTGGATCAGAGGAGGTGGGCCAGGTGGGCTTTACGGATGtaggggaggaggaagaagaggaagatgaggaggagacagATGTGGACAACAAGCTTAATTCAAGAGGAGATGTTTTCA TTCCAGAGGACTTTGTGTCAGTATTTGGTCCTGCAACGGATGTCAAAGAGATTGAAATAGCTCCAGGACAGGAAG AGTTCTTCATGGACTGCAACTTCGATCAGGGCGTGTGTGAGTGGGTGCAAGACAAGGACGATAGCTTTGACTGGAGCGTGTCCTACCATGAAAATG GTATGGAGTACTACATGGCTATGAGTGGTCTTCTGGGAGAGAAGCAGGACCAGGCCAGGCTAAAGCTGCTCCTCAGTGACCGGGCCCAGCAGGGAGGCTTCTGCCTCACCTTCAACTACCGCGTGATGGGCAGCCAGGTGGGCACGCTGCGGGTGCTGCTGAACAACAGCACTGAACTTGTGTGGGAGCGGAGCCGCAGCCGGGGTCAGGATTGGCAGACAGAACTGCTCACTGTGGCCTGGAAGAACCAGGCCCCAGAATCT ATCATCTTTGAAGCTGAACGTGGGAATGGAGTTGGGGGAGAGATTGGGCTGGACAACGTGGTGCTGACCTCAGGCTACTGTCAAGAGGAAGACACAGCCATCTTTTAA
- the LOC115161345 gene encoding epidermal growth factor-like protein 6 isoform X3 — MAGDWRVAMAGERTARDSVKCEHGCKHGECAGPNKCKCYPGYTGKMCNQDLNECGLKPRPCEHRCMNTHGSYMCYCLNGYTLMPDGSCTNSRTCSLAHCQYGCEDVQGEIRCLCPSAGLQLGPDQRTCVDIDECVPGKNLCPYNRQCVNTFGSYYCKCQNGYDLTYVNGKYDCVDNDECAANTHKCSHHAVCLNTQGSFKCKCKQGFRGSGFECSAIPESPVSLPGKLDKEQIKNVIPEPQVTVPPQIRLQPFDYDGETYMGGSEEVGQVGFTDVGEEEEEEDEEETDVDNKLNSRGDVFIPEDFVSVFGPATDVKEIEIAPGQEEFFMDCNFDQGVCEWVQDKDDSFDWSVSYHENGMEYYMAMSGLLGEKQDQARLKLLLSDRAQQGGFCLTFNYRVMGSQVGTLRVLLNNSTELVWERSRSRGQDWQTELLTVAWKNQAPESIIFEAERGNGVGGEIGLDNVVLTSGYCQEEDTAIF, encoded by the exons ATGGCAGGAGACTGGCGTGTTGCTATGGCTGGAGAAAGAACAGCAAGGGACAGTGTGAAG TGTGAACATGGTTGCAAGCACGGAGAGTGTGCTGGCCCCAACAAATGCAAGTGTTACCCAGGATACACCGGAAAGATGTGCAATCAAG accTGAATGAGTGTGGCCTGAAGCCCCGCCCCTGTGAGCATCGCTGTATGAACACCCACGGCAGCTACATGTGTTACTGCCTCAACGGATACACCCTGATGCCTGATGGCTCCTGTACCA actccaGGACGTGCTCCCTGGCACACTGTCAATATGGCTGTGAGGATGTACAGGGGGAGATCCGTTGTCTCTGCCCGTCTGCGGGGCTGCAGCTCGGGCCAGACCAGAGGACCTGTGTGG ATATTGATGAATGTGTACCAGGGAAGAACCTGTGCCCATACAACAGGCAGTGCGTCAACACGTTTGGCAGCTACTACTGCAAGTGTCAGAATGGCTACGACCTGACGTATGTCAATGGCAAATATGACTGTGTAG ACAATGACGAGTGTGCCGCTAACACACACAAGTGCAGCCACCATGCAGTCTGTCTGAACACTCAGGGATCCTTTAAGTGCAAGTGCAAGCAAGGCTTCCGTGGCAGTGGTTTTGAATGCTCTG CTATCCCAGAGTCCCCAGTGAGCCTGCCAGGGAAGCTGGACAAAGAGCAGATCAAGAATGTCATCCCCGAGCCCCAGGTGACCGTCCCCCCTCAGATCCGCTTGCAGCCCTTCGACTATGACGGGGAGACCTATATGGGTGGATCAGAGGAGGTGGGCCAGGTGGGCTTTACGGATGtaggggaggaggaagaagaggaagatgaggaggagacagATGTGGACAACAAGCTTAATTCAAGAGGAGATGTTTTCA TTCCAGAGGACTTTGTGTCAGTATTTGGTCCTGCAACGGATGTCAAAGAGATTGAAATAGCTCCAGGACAGGAAG AGTTCTTCATGGACTGCAACTTCGATCAGGGCGTGTGTGAGTGGGTGCAAGACAAGGACGATAGCTTTGACTGGAGCGTGTCCTACCATGAAAATG GTATGGAGTACTACATGGCTATGAGTGGTCTTCTGGGAGAGAAGCAGGACCAGGCCAGGCTAAAGCTGCTCCTCAGTGACCGGGCCCAGCAGGGAGGCTTCTGCCTCACCTTCAACTACCGCGTGATGGGCAGCCAGGTGGGCACGCTGCGGGTGCTGCTGAACAACAGCACTGAACTTGTGTGGGAGCGGAGCCGCAGCCGGGGTCAGGATTGGCAGACAGAACTGCTCACTGTGGCCTGGAAGAACCAGGCCCCAGAATCT ATCATCTTTGAAGCTGAACGTGGGAATGGAGTTGGGGGAGAGATTGGGCTGGACAACGTGGTGCTGACCTCAGGCTACTGTCAAGAGGAAGACACAGCCATCTTTTAA